The Klebsiella sp. RIT-PI-d genomic sequence ATAAAACCGACTTTCAGGATCGACATCCCTTTGGCTTCATACAGGTACGTTGGAAACCAGGTCAGGAAAAACCAGGTTATAGAGGTGACGCAAAATTGCCCGATATAGACGCCGATCATCATTCGGTTCACGCAGACGCTTTTAATCTGGGCTAGGGACAGTTTCGGCTGATCTTTTTTGGTGCCAAGTGTCGGTTCTCCGCCGCCTTCACGGATATAATCCATTTCCTGCTGATTAATTTTTGGATGCTGTAGCGGGTCGCGGACTTTTATCAGCCAGAATATTCCCAGCACGACGCCAATAGCGCCAATGTAATAGAAGACATAATGCCAGCTTAGATTATGCAAAATAATGGTCATCAGCGGCGTAATAATGCCAAGCGAGATATACTGTGCCGCCTGATAAACCGAGGTGACGAAACCACGCTCTTTATTCGGAAACCACTGGACGCTCAGGCGACTATTAGCCGGAAATGCCGGGGCTTCTATCGCGCCCATCATTAGCCGCAGGATCACCAGGACAATCAGCGGGCTGGCGAACAAATAAATAGTACCCTGAAACATGGTTACCAATGACCAGGCAATTAATGCACAGCCGTAAATCAGCCGTGAGCCATATTTATCCAGCAGCCATCCCCCCGGTATTTGCATAATGACATAAGAAATGCCAAAAACAGAAAACGCCAGCCCT encodes the following:
- a CDS encoding MFS transporter; the protein is MTTRIARTNVRHGILLFLFLATVFNYADRATLSVVAPIMSKELGFDAEELGLAFSVFGISYVIMQIPGGWLLDKYGSRLIYGCALIAWSLVTMFQGTIYLFASPLIVLVILRLMMGAIEAPAFPANSRLSVQWFPNKERGFVTSVYQAAQYISLGIITPLMTIILHNLSWHYVFYYIGAIGVVLGIFWLIKVRDPLQHPKINQQEMDYIREGGGEPTLGTKKDQPKLSLAQIKSVCVNRMMIGVYIGQFCVTSITWFFLTWFPTYLYEAKGMSILKVGFIASIPAIAGFIGGLLGGITSDWLLKRGYSLTIARKLPVICGMLLSCVIVVANYTSSEVVVIGAMSLAFFAKGFGNLGWCVLSDTSPKEVLGIAGGVFNMCGNMASIVTPLVIGMIIANTHSFDYAILYVGSMGLIGLISYLFIVGPLDRIQLTPATTRS